The following are encoded together in the Myxocyprinus asiaticus isolate MX2 ecotype Aquarium Trade chromosome 7, UBuf_Myxa_2, whole genome shotgun sequence genome:
- the LOC127444024 gene encoding proline-rich protein 2-like — protein MESVLSVKMLAVLTLVLVVSSVSEGRVLSKCELKAHLEAAQFQLTAMGNNMTVDDFIAAIVCKANASAFNTNMVKAIAIKHEEKQLNQTLPQGPSKGPPQGSTQGPPHGRPHGRPQGPPQGPPQGPRQGPPQGPRQGPHRRRRQAPSQGPSQAPPQAPPQDPPQGPPQAPTQDPPQGPPQAPTQGSPQGPPQGARQGPPHGPYQGPPQGYPKGLPQSPHQGPPQGSPHGPRQGPAEGSPQGPPQAPPRRQRDVPPQSPSHAPPQSPSQSPPQSPSQASHLGSPHGPPQAPPQSPPEAHPRGPPRKPNRRVREVKEPKLPTVSNLFGVFQLSEQLACDSGKVPTLNVCKMNCTALIDDDIMDDIACLKTLFSSMTPKPKEKPSGFTPPPNALDTLLMKECRSVVPSLYFAECA, from the exons ATGGAGAGTGTTCTCTCAGTGAAGATGTTGGCCGTGTTGACTCTGGTTCTGGTGGTATCCAGTGTGAGTGAGGGACGGGTTCTGAGTAAATGTGAGCTGAAGGCTCATCTTGAAGCAGCTCAGTTTCAGCTGACAGCCATGGGAAACAATATGACAGTAGACGATTTCATCGCAGCAA TTGTCTGCAAAGCAAATGCTTCAGCCTTCAACACCAACATGGTCAAAGCCATTGCGATTAAGCATGAGGAGAAGCAGCTCAATCAAACTCTACCTCAAGGCCCCTCTAAAGGTCCACCTCAAGGATCAACTCAAGGCCCACCTCATGGCCGACCTCATGGCCGACCTCAAGGCCCACCTCAAGGCCCACCACAAGGACCACGTCAAGGCCCACCACAAGGACCACGTCAAGGCCCACATCGAAGACGACGTCAAGCCCCATCTCAAGGCCCATCTCAAGCCCCACCTCAAGCTCCACCTCAAGACCCACCTCAAGGCCCACCTCAAGCTCCAACTCAAGACCCACCTCAAGGCCCACCTCAAGCTCCAACTCAAGGATCACCTCAAGGTCCACCTCAAGGTGCACGTCAAGGCCCTCCTCATGGCCCATATCAAGGCCCACCTCAAGGATACCCTAAAGGCCTACCTCAAAGTCCACATCAAGGCCCACCTCAAGGATCCCCTCATGGCCCACGTCAAGGCCCAGCCGAAGGATCACCTCAAGgcccacctcaagctccaccTCGAAGACAACGTGATGTTCCACCTCAAAGTCCATCTCACGCACCACCTCAAAGCCCATCTCAATCTCCACCTCAAAGCCCATCTCAAGCTTCACATCTAGGCTCACCTCATGGCCCACCACAAGCTCCACCTCAAAGTCCCCCTGAGGCCCACCCTCGGGGCCCCCCTCGAAAACCCAACAGACGTGTCCGTGAAGTGAAGGAGCCAAAGTTGCCCACAGTCTCAAATCTGTTTGGAGTGTTTCAGCTCAGTGAGCAGTTAGCCTGTGATTCCGGCAAGGTGCCAACTCTCAATGTTTGCAAAATGAACTGCACTG CTTTGATTGATGATGACATCATGGATGACATTGCCTGCCTGAAGACCCTGTTTAGCAGCAT GACACCAAAACCCAAAGAGAAACCCTCCGGTTTTACTCCTCCTCCTAACGC GTTGGATACGCTCTTGATGAAGGAGTGTCGCTCTGTCGTTCCCTCTCTGTACTTTGCTGAGTGTGCTTAA
- the LOC127444067 gene encoding small integral membrane protein 28-like: protein MRRLLDSSWIKFGPAGRDDWVSGSPSPPTMEKQLQGYHWNELSAENEAKSEIILYIVLPLATLLVFCVVFVVLYRRFRQNKLGLANIITLDLQDPECNTEILSSLTGNAERLNSTSSDMSDGVFLMVYLPPPYEETLTKITRAASLTSGKDVESIKIEDLEAKLCPELKARGEYV, encoded by the exons ATGCGCAGATTACTAGACAGCAGCTGGATAAAGTTTGGACCGGCTGGTAGGGATGATTGGGTGTCAGGGTCTCCATCACCGCCTACAATGGAAAAACAGCTACAG GGTTACCACTGGAACGAGCTTTCGGCAGAAAATGAAGCGAAATCAGAGATTATCCTGTATATCGTCCTCCCACTTGCCACGCTCCTTGTTTTCTGTGTCGTGTTCGTCGTCCTTTACCGAAGATTCAGGCAGAACAAGCTCGGACTGGCCAACATCATCACGCTCGACCTTCAGGATCCGGAGTGCAACACTGAGATTCTCTCGTCACTCACCGGGAACGCGGAACGGTTGAACAGCACCAGCTCGGACATGTCGGACGGGGTCTTCCTCATGGTGTACCTCCCGCCACCCTACGAGGAAACTCTGACGAAGATCACACGGGCCGCGAGCCTCACCAGCGGTAAAGATGTGGAGTCCATCAAGATCGAAGACCTCGAAGCCAAACTGTGTCCTGAGCTCAAGGCAAGAGGGGAGTATGTCTAA